TGCCTTGGTTGCAGTGTAAGAAATTATCAAGTTGTTGTCCTCTAGGGAGAATCTCTATGAAAAAGATGAGTAAGCGGGCGATATCGCTGCTGCTCGCGGCCGGCGTCGGCATGACCGCCAATGCCGCGTGGTCGGCGGAAACGCTGCAGGACGTCCTGAAGCGTCGCAACCTGTCGCAGCAGGACCTGCTGGCTGCGGCCAAAACCTACGTACCGACCGGCAAGCGCGACGAATTCGTGACCTTCAGTTCGGGCGGCCAAAGCGGCCAGATCATCGTCTACGGCGTGCCGTCGATGCGCATCCTCAAGTACATCGGCGTGTTCACCCCCGAGCCCTGGCAGGGCTATGGCTACGACGAGAACTCGAAAGCGGTGCTGGCGCAGGGCAGGATCGACGGCAAGGACATCACCTGGGGCGACACCCACCACCCGGCGATCTCCGAGACCAACGGCGAATACGACGGCCAGTTCCTCTTCATCAACGACAAGGCCAACCCGCGCCTGGCGGTGATCGACCTGCGCGACTTCGAGACCAAGCAGATCGTGGTCAACCCGATCTTCAAGTCCGAGCACGGCGGCGCCTTCGTCAGCCCGAACACCGACTACGTCATCGAGGCCGCCCAATATGCCGCCCCGCTGGAGAACAAGAAGTTCTTCCCGCTCGAGGAGTTCAACGAGAAGTACCGCGGCGGCGTCACCTACTGGAAGTTCGACCGCAAGGAAGGCCGCATCGACGCGAAGGAGTCCTTCTCCCTCGAGCTGCCGCCCTACTCGCAGGACCTTTCCGACTTCGGCAAGGGCCCGTCGGACGGCTGGTCGTTCACCAACTCCTTCTGCTCGGAGCGCTACGTCGGCGGCATCGAGAAGGGCCGTCCGCCCTATGAGGCCGGCTGCTCGGCGAAGGATACCGACTACCTGCACGTGATCAACTGGAAGAAGGCCGCCGAGATCGTCAAGGCCGGCAAGGCCAAGAAGATCAACGGCCACAACGTGATCATGATGGACACGGCCGTCAAGGAAGGCATCCTCTTCCTGGTGCCCGAGCCGAAGTCCCCGCACGGCGTCGACGTCACCCCGGACGGCAAGTTCATGGTCGTCTCCGGCAAGCTCGACACCCATGTCTCGGTGTACAGCTTCGAGAAGATCCAGGCGGCCATCAAGGCCGGCAAGTTCGAGTCGAAGGACCCGTATGGCATTCCGGTGATCGGCCTCAAGGATGCGGTGCACGTACAGGTGCCGCTCGGCCTCGGCCCGCTGCACACGCAGTACGACTCCAAAGCCTGCGTCGCCTACACCTCGTTGTATGTCGACTCGCAGGTCGCCAAGTGGAACTACTGCGAAGGCAAGGTGCTCGACAAGATCAGCGTGCACTACAACATCGGCCACCTGATGACCATGGAAGGCGATTCCGCCAAGCCGGCCGGCAAGTACCTCGTCGCGCTGAACAAGCTGGCGATCGATCGCTTCGTGCCGGTCGGGCCCCTGCATCCGCAGAACCACCAGCTGATCGACATCAGCAACGACAAGATGCAGCTCCTCTACGACATGCCGCTGCCGCTGGGCGAGCCGCACTATGCCGTCTCCATCGCCGCCACCAAGCTGAAGCCGGGCGTGCGCTACAAGGTCGGCACCGACAGCCGCACCGACAAGCCGCACCCGGGCGCCGTCCGCGCCGGCGAGGAGAAGACCGAGAAGAAGGGCAACAAGGTCACGGTCTGGGGCACGCTGATCCGCTCGCACATCACGCCCGAGACCATCGAGGCGGAAGTGGGCGACGAGATCACCATCCACCTGACCAACCTCGAGCGCGCCCAGGACGAAACCCACGGCTTCACGGTGTCGACCTACAACACGCACGCCTCGGTCGAGCCGGGCAAGACCGTGACGGTGAAGTTCAAGGCGGACAAGGAAGGCGTCTATCCGTACTACTGCACGGAGTTCTGCTCGGCGCTGCACCTCGAGATGCAGGGCTACCTCCTGGTCAAGCCGAAGGGCTGGAAGCCGACCAAGACGACGCTCGCCAAGCAGTCCTACACCGAGGACGACTACAAGAAGCAGCTGAAGAAGATCGCCGACACCCAGGCGGTGATCGACTCCGTGGTCGGCTACATCACTTCGGTGAACTACAAGGACTTCCCGGATGTCGTGGCCATGGTCGAGGACGCCACCGATCAGCTGAACAAGATCAAGGACGCCAAGGCCAAGCATGAGGACGCCGCCAAGAAGAAGGACTGGGAACAGGCCAACCTCTGGGCCGAGCAGGTCTGGCAGTACCAGGTGAAAGCGGCCGACCTCGGCCTGCGCGCCAAGACCTACCTCGAGCAGGCCGGCGCCAAGAAGGTCAAGTAAACCGATCTTCGGGTAGACCCGTTACGGGGAGCATGGCAACATGCTCCCCGTTTTCTTCACATTCGAATCAGGAGATACCACATGAAACGATCGACCGTGCTCGCCGTGCTGGCGGGACTGACTTTCGGTGCCGGCAACGCCTTCGCCCTCGACGGCGCCAAGCTCTACCAGGAAAAGACCTGCGTCGCCTGCCACGGCAAGGATGCCAAGAAGCCGCTGACGCCGAACTATCCGAAGCTGGCCGGCCAGAACGCCGCCTATGCCGAACAGCAGATGAAGGACATCAAGAGCGGCGCCCGCGCCAACGGCCAGAGCGCCGCCATGAAGGGCGTCATGCATCTGGTCAGCGACGAAGAGATCAAGGCGCTCGCCGAGTATCTTTCAAAGCTGAAGTAATTCGCCGCCCGCCCGACCTAGACGGCCGCCTGTGAGCGGCCGTCTTCCATTGACTCAAGTCAATGTCCCATTCCCCAGTTCGGCGATAATTCAGGCATTCCTAATATTCCATTGTAGGAGATCGTGATGAAGAAAATCGCATTGGCCTTGTCGCTTGCCTTGTCTTCGGCGCTGGCACTAGCCGGTCCGCCCGCGCCAAAAGCCGCCGGCATCGAGTCCAAGGATTACCAGTGGGCGAAGATGGAAGGCGAATTCAAGGAAGCGCTGTCCAAGAAGGGCGACGTCAAGCGCGGCCAGGACACCTACGAAATCTGCGGCGCCTGCCACCTGCCGACCGGCGCCGGCCGCCCCGACGGCACCTTCCCGCAGCTCGCCGGCCAGCACACCACGGTGCTGATCAAGCAGATGGCCGACATCCGCATGGGCCTGCGCGACAACCCGACCATGTATCCCTTCGCCAAGGAAATGACCGACCCGCAGGACCTGGCCGACACCTCGGCCTACATCCAGAGCCTGTGCATCCCGATCGACCACGGCAAGTATGAAGGCGCCGACGCCGCCAAGCAGATCGCCGCCGGCAAGGCCCTCTACGAGAAGCAGTGCGTCGAGTGCCACGGCAAGAACGGCGAAGGCAACAAGGAGAAGTTCTATCCCGTCATCGCCGGGCAGCACTACAAGTACCTGCTGCGCCAGATGACCGAAATCCGCGACGGCCACCGCCGCAACGCCAACCCGGACATGGTGAAGGTCATCAAGCCCTACACCAACGACCAGTTGGTGGCGATCTCCGCCTATCAGTCCAGCCTCTCCATGCCCGGCGCCATGTGCAAGCCGAAGGGCGCCGCCAAGAAGAAGTAACGCTGCATTCCTGCCGCCCGCTCGCTCGGGCGGCAGGTCTACAAAGCCGCGCGGCCGGGAACGCCCCGGCCCCGGGCGGCATTACCTGACAGAGAACCGATCATGCCAGCCCAGAAAAATCCGAACCTCATCGTCGCCGCACTGACGGGCATCGCCCTCGTGGCAATGATCGCCGCCTACTTCGCGCCGATCTGGTGGGTGTCGCTCACCGCGCCGAACTACCCGAAGGACGCCTTCCCCGACGGCATCCGCATCCACTTCCATTTCGACGGCGTCTACAACGGCTGCAAGGCCGCCGGCAAGGGCAGCCGCATGGCGGAAGAGATCATCCAGAAGGATCTTTCCCACGAGGATGAACGCTACAACCCGATCCTCGACAAGGGCAAGGCCCACGACAAGGGCGCCCAAGGCCTCGACTGCGTGCACGAGATGAACACCATCAACCACTACGTCGGCATGTTTCCCATCGCCACCGGCGCGCCGGTGGAGAAGCCGCTGGCGAAGTTCTTCTTCGCCTTCTTCGCCACCATGATGCTGGCCTTCGCCGTGGCGCAGAAGAAGCTGCGCCTGGTCGTGCTGGGCGCGGGCTTCGCCGCCACCGCCGCCTGGATGATCGTCGACCAGTATGTGCTGGGCCACCTGGCCACGCACGTCGAGGAATACGTGCGCGAGGCCGGCACCTTCTTCAAGGAGCCCGAGCGGATCAAGGCCTGGGGCGACAACGTGACCCTGATCACCCACATCGTCATCGCCGGTCTCGTCGCCGTCATGGCGGTGGTCGTCGCCGGCGTGGCGAAGGTCCGCGGCTTCCAGCTGCTGCTGGCCCTGGTGCCGGCGCTGCTGCCGGTGTATTTCGTCGTAACCTACGCCGGCTGGCTGTGGTTCTTCGGCCACAACCTGCACCCCTGGGGCGCCTTCACCGTGAAACCCTTCATGCCGACCGTCTTCGGCGAAGGCAAGGTGGCGCAGTTCTCCACCTATTCCTATCCCTACTGGGGCTACGCCCTCCTGCTGGTGGTGTTCGCCGCGCTGATGCTGGCGCTGCTCATCCGCCGCAAGCAGCTGCGCGAAGGCGCGGTAGAGTAGGGCCCATGCGGCGCCTGTTCGCGCTGCTGACGATGGCCGTGGCCGCCACGGCCCTCGGCAACGGCGAGGAACCCGAACGCAAGGTCGACGCCGCCGCCCATGGCGGCGTGCGCGCCGACGTCGACCGGCCGAAGCCGGTCTTCATGCTGCACGAGCGCGACAAGCGCGTGCACGGCCTCAAGCCCTTCCAGGAACTGGTCGACGCCGCCCCGGCCGGCTCGACCCTGAAGCCGCCCGCCGGCAGCTATGCCGGCCCGGTGCACCTCGACAAGCCGCTCGTCATCGACGGCGGCGGGCAGGTGACCATCGACGCCGGCGGCAAGGGCACGGTGTTCCTGCTGCAAACCAGCGACGCCGTGCTGCGCGGACTGACTTTGCAGGGTTCCGGCGACTCGCACGACACCGACGATTCCTGTCTCGACGTGCGCGGCCATCGCAACACCCTCGAGTCGCTGGTCATCGCCGACTGCCTGTTCGGCATCGACCTCAAGCAATCGAACGCCAATCTCGTGCGCAACAACCGCATCTCCTCCAAGCCCCTCCCGCTTGGCGTGCGCGGCGACGCGCTGCGCCTGTGGTACAGCCGCGACAACCGCATCGAGGGCAACGAAGTCATCGACTCGCGCGACATGGTGGTGTGGTACTCCAACGGCAACCTGTTCAGGAACAACCTCGGCCGCCGCAGCCGCTATTCGATCCATTTCATGTTCGCCGACAACAACACCGTGGAGGGCAACCGCTTCTACGACAACGCCGTCGGCGTGTACCTGATGTACACCGAGGGCGTGCGCGTGCGCAACAACGTGATCTCCCACGCCACCGGCGCCACCGGCATGGGCATTGGCTTCAAGGAAGCCTCCGACGCCGTCATCGAGGGCAACGAAATCATCTACTGCGCGGTCGGCGTGCAGTCCGACCTGTCGCCCTTCCAGCCCGGCACGAAAATCGAGTTCCGCGGCAACCGCATCGCCTACAACGGCATCGGCATGCTGTTCACCTCCGAGCTGGGCGGCAACGTCGCGACGGGGAACGCCTTCGAGGGCAACCTCACCCACGTCGCCCAGGCCGGCCGCAACACCGGCGGACTGAACCTGTGGCGCGGCAACCACTGGGACGACTACCAGGGCTTTGACCGCGACGGCGACGGCACGGGCGACACGCCCTACGAGCTGTACGCCTTCGCCGACCGCATCTGGATGGAAATCCCCCAGGCGCGCTTCTTCAAGACCTCGCCCGCCCTGGAACTGCTCGACTTTCTCGAGCGCCTGGCGCCCTTCTCCTCGCCCGAGCTGATGCTGCGCGACGAGGCACCGCGCTTCAAGAAGTCCGAAAGGAATGGCCATGAGCGAAGCTGACAAACCCGAGGGACCCGCCGCCCCGGCCGCCAAGCCCGGCGGCAAGGTCAAGCCGCCGCCGCTGTCCCGCAGCAAGCGGCAGGAGCTGCGGCGCAAGTTCCTGCGCACCGTGCTGCTCACCGGCGGCGTGCTCGGCGCCGGCCTCTCGGGCTTTCTGCCGATGCTCTATGCACGAAGGCAGCGCCTGCGTCCGCCCGGGGCGCTGGACGAGAAGGACTTCCTCGCCTCCTGCATCAAGTGCGGCCAGTGCGTGCAGGTCTGCCCGGTGGAAGCCATCAAGCTGGCCGACCTGGTGGACGGCTTCGGCGTCGGCGTGCCCTACATCGACGCGCGCGACCAGGCCTGCGACTTCTCCTGCGACGCCGTGCAGTGCGTCCTCGCCTGCCCGACCGGCTCGCTCACCTACAGGAAGCCGGAATTCTTCCAGGTGCGGGCCGGCGCGGCGCTGGCGACCAAGCCGGTCCTGCTCGCCAAGGAAAAGGATCCCGAACCGACCATCAACCTCACCGAGCGTATGGGCGTGGCGCGCCTGACGCGGCCGGAACTGTGCCTGGCGATCAAGGGCAAGGGCTTCAAGGGCCAGGCGCGCGGCGCCGACTTCAAGGGCCGCATGCGCTACATGGCGGTCGACCGCTGGAAGCCGATCCCCGTCGCCGAGCATCCCTACGACGTCGCCGAGTGCGACCTCTGCGTGCGCGAATGCCCGATCAAGGGCGCCATTTCCATCGAGACGGTCTACGCCCCGGACGGCAGCCAGCGCAAGTCGCCGGTGGTGCACGAGCCCTGCGTCGGCTGCGGCGTCTGCGAGATGATCTGCCCGACCGAGGCCGCCAGCATCGAAATCGTTCCCAGGGAGGTATGGAGAACATGAACTCGATTCTCAAGAAGCGCTTCCTTGAACAGATCCTGGTGATGTTCGGCCGCGAGCCGAAGAAGCCGGAGGCCGTCAGCGAGCCGGCCAAGCAGATCCACCTGCTCAAACGCACCAGCAACAAGGAAAAGCTGCAGGCCGCGGCGGCGCACGCCGAAGCGCACATGAGCACCTCGCACAAGTGGCGCAACCGCCGCTGGGCGGTGCTGCTTGCCGCCAACCTGCTGTTCGTCGTCTCCTTCTACTTCGACATCCAGATCCTCGAGGGCGCGCTCACCGCCTCGCGCTTCATCGGCTTCCACCTGATCGACCTGAATTCGGCGCTGCAGGTGATGCTGGCGCACAAGCACATCATCACCAACCTGCTGATCGGCACCGGCACCGTGCTCGTCCTCTGGGTCCTCTTCGGCGGCCGCACCTTCTGCTCGTGGGTCTGCCCCTACCACCTGCTCGCCGAGTGGGCGGAGAAGATCCACCTCTGGCTGGTGAAGAAGAAGCTGGTGATCGACCAGCCGGTCGACCGCCGCCTGCGCACGGTGTTCTGGATCGTCTTCGCCCTGCTCGCCTTCGCCACCGGCTACACGGTGTACGAGTCGATCTCGCCGACCGGCATCGTCTCGCGCGCGCTGATCTACGGCCCCGGCCTGGCCCTGCTGTGGGTGCTGGCCCTGCTGGTGTTCGAGGTCTTCTTCGTACGCCGCGCCTGGTGCCGCTATGCCTGCCCGATCGGACTGACCTACGGCGTCGTCGGCATCCTCTCGCCGGTGCGCATCAAGTACACGCTGGAGGGCTGCTTCCACGAAGGCAACTGCCGCAAGGTCTGCCTGGTGCCGCACGTCCTCGACACCGTGATCAAGGGCCGCGCCGTGCACACCGAGGTGCCGATCGGCCCGGACTGCACGCGCTGCGGCCTGTGCGTGGACGTCTGCCCGACCGGCTCTTTGACCTACGACATAAAGGGGCTCTCCAAACTGCTCTGACGGCCGCCCGGTCCCCTTATAATCCGCTGTCCATGATTCATTTCCAGAACGTCTCGAAGACCTTCAAGCGCAACCGCGTCCTCGACGGCATCGGCCTCGACATCGGGCTGGGTGAGCGCGTCGCCCTGATCGGCTCCAATGGCGCCGGCAAGACGACGCTGATCCGCTGCCTGCTCGGCGAGTACACCCACGAGGGCACGGTCGCCATCGAGGGCCGGTCGCCGCGCGCCGAACGC
The window above is part of the Denitratisoma sp. genome. Proteins encoded here:
- a CDS encoding nitrous oxide reductase family maturation protein NosD produces the protein MRRLFALLTMAVAATALGNGEEPERKVDAAAHGGVRADVDRPKPVFMLHERDKRVHGLKPFQELVDAAPAGSTLKPPAGSYAGPVHLDKPLVIDGGGQVTIDAGGKGTVFLLQTSDAVLRGLTLQGSGDSHDTDDSCLDVRGHRNTLESLVIADCLFGIDLKQSNANLVRNNRISSKPLPLGVRGDALRLWYSRDNRIEGNEVIDSRDMVVWYSNGNLFRNNLGRRSRYSIHFMFADNNTVEGNRFYDNAVGVYLMYTEGVRVRNNVISHATGATGMGIGFKEASDAVIEGNEIIYCAVGVQSDLSPFQPGTKIEFRGNRIAYNGIGMLFTSELGGNVATGNAFEGNLTHVAQAGRNTGGLNLWRGNHWDDYQGFDRDGDGTGDTPYELYAFADRIWMEIPQARFFKTSPALELLDFLERLAPFSSPELMLRDEAPRFKKSERNGHERS
- a CDS encoding cytochrome c; the protein is MKRSTVLAVLAGLTFGAGNAFALDGAKLYQEKTCVACHGKDAKKPLTPNYPKLAGQNAAYAEQQMKDIKSGARANGQSAAMKGVMHLVSDEEIKALAEYLSKLK
- a CDS encoding c-type cytochrome; translated protein: MKKIALALSLALSSALALAGPPAPKAAGIESKDYQWAKMEGEFKEALSKKGDVKRGQDTYEICGACHLPTGAGRPDGTFPQLAGQHTTVLIKQMADIRMGLRDNPTMYPFAKEMTDPQDLADTSAYIQSLCIPIDHGKYEGADAAKQIAAGKALYEKQCVECHGKNGEGNKEKFYPVIAGQHYKYLLRQMTEIRDGHRRNANPDMVKVIKPYTNDQLVAISAYQSSLSMPGAMCKPKGAAKKK
- the nosZ gene encoding Sec-dependent nitrous-oxide reductase; the protein is MKKMSKRAISLLLAAGVGMTANAAWSAETLQDVLKRRNLSQQDLLAAAKTYVPTGKRDEFVTFSSGGQSGQIIVYGVPSMRILKYIGVFTPEPWQGYGYDENSKAVLAQGRIDGKDITWGDTHHPAISETNGEYDGQFLFINDKANPRLAVIDLRDFETKQIVVNPIFKSEHGGAFVSPNTDYVIEAAQYAAPLENKKFFPLEEFNEKYRGGVTYWKFDRKEGRIDAKESFSLELPPYSQDLSDFGKGPSDGWSFTNSFCSERYVGGIEKGRPPYEAGCSAKDTDYLHVINWKKAAEIVKAGKAKKINGHNVIMMDTAVKEGILFLVPEPKSPHGVDVTPDGKFMVVSGKLDTHVSVYSFEKIQAAIKAGKFESKDPYGIPVIGLKDAVHVQVPLGLGPLHTQYDSKACVAYTSLYVDSQVAKWNYCEGKVLDKISVHYNIGHLMTMEGDSAKPAGKYLVALNKLAIDRFVPVGPLHPQNHQLIDISNDKMQLLYDMPLPLGEPHYAVSIAATKLKPGVRYKVGTDSRTDKPHPGAVRAGEEKTEKKGNKVTVWGTLIRSHITPETIEAEVGDEITIHLTNLERAQDETHGFTVSTYNTHASVEPGKTVTVKFKADKEGVYPYYCTEFCSALHLEMQGYLLVKPKGWKPTKTTLAKQSYTEDDYKKQLKKIADTQAVIDSVVGYITSVNYKDFPDVVAMVEDATDQLNKIKDAKAKHEDAAKKKDWEQANLWAEQVWQYQVKAADLGLRAKTYLEQAGAKKVK
- a CDS encoding NapH/MauN family ferredoxin-type protein translates to MNSILKKRFLEQILVMFGREPKKPEAVSEPAKQIHLLKRTSNKEKLQAAAAHAEAHMSTSHKWRNRRWAVLLAANLLFVVSFYFDIQILEGALTASRFIGFHLIDLNSALQVMLAHKHIITNLLIGTGTVLVLWVLFGGRTFCSWVCPYHLLAEWAEKIHLWLVKKKLVIDQPVDRRLRTVFWIVFALLAFATGYTVYESISPTGIVSRALIYGPGLALLWVLALLVFEVFFVRRAWCRYACPIGLTYGVVGILSPVRIKYTLEGCFHEGNCRKVCLVPHVLDTVIKGRAVHTEVPIGPDCTRCGLCVDVCPTGSLTYDIKGLSKLL
- a CDS encoding 4Fe-4S binding protein produces the protein MSEADKPEGPAAPAAKPGGKVKPPPLSRSKRQELRRKFLRTVLLTGGVLGAGLSGFLPMLYARRQRLRPPGALDEKDFLASCIKCGQCVQVCPVEAIKLADLVDGFGVGVPYIDARDQACDFSCDAVQCVLACPTGSLTYRKPEFFQVRAGAALATKPVLLAKEKDPEPTINLTERMGVARLTRPELCLAIKGKGFKGQARGADFKGRMRYMAVDRWKPIPVAEHPYDVAECDLCVRECPIKGAISIETVYAPDGSQRKSPVVHEPCVGCGVCEMICPTEAASIEIVPREVWRT